In Lytechinus pictus isolate F3 Inbred chromosome 17, Lp3.0, whole genome shotgun sequence, the genomic window ATAATGGACTTCCAAAATATTCAATCACTTTCTTGTAAATAAAGCTATCTATAAATTCTATAGGTTTTCTTTTCTCATCTCTATGTTATTGCCGTTAAGAGGTATGAATCGTAGCAAGTGAAAGTGCTAGGCGCGAGAAGTGTTGAATGTTCTAAAATTATACGCTGAAGTGTAACAAAAACTAAAGGAGACAAAGGAAATAGTAACGGTGACTTAATACGAAAAAATAAAGGCGCGTATTCTGAAGAcatgtttaatttaaactctggctTAAAGTTGCGGTTGAACTATAGAAAGCCAATCGTGACATAAATTTTTAACAGTAGAGATACAAGGAATCGTGCAGCTCATTTGTTCCTCAAAAAttcttaactgtctgggaaggataaataagatagtTGTCTTCACCAGTAAAGAAGTATGAAAGGGCAGAATTAACACGAGaagcatacaatataaacataattctgacatttttggcttcccataattttatcaCATCATTAAAACATTGTTTATGTTAAACCTGTCTTCAGAATAAGGCCATATGATTGAACGGGGAATAACTAATAAAGGAGGACATGGAACGGGAAAAACGTGAaaactgtgaaaaaaaattggaatatgaATCTCACTTATCACATCAGATTAACAGAATACGAgatctgagatttttttttcgtttttgcgATTGTGACCTAAAATCGGGATAAAAAATATAGGcactttttgttatcatgaacaAGTAGTGTGTCTTACTAAATTATGAGTCaaaagcacgagctgaaaatatttgatactcTGACATTAAAAGGCGACATTGCAATTGCGGTTCctgggaattcatgaagaggaaatgcattttactaaaaaaaagtaatgcGATAATCcgatatcaaaaatattttgtcttatcaacattttttcaattCGACACTTTCAAAGCGGCGCAAGTCTATTTAGAATCCCCATGGAAGTAAAACACTGTGAGGTCACAGAGACCTGCCAGTCCTCCAAAGACAAAACCTTTTGAAAACTTCTACGCGCACTGACCTACGTAACAATATCCGTACAACAACACTGCGCAACAACGTAaactttggaccaatcagaaACGAGATACTAAAACCGCTCATTAAAAAGCATACGTAACAGAGAAACTTGCGCGTTTTTGGTCGACATTGGCAACTTAAACAATTCATTCTTTATGAATTCTCATTGCGATCAAGACGGTTGCTTTGCTCCTGTCTTTAGATCTTTCAAAGAGAATGACTCGACGATCTTCACGTGTGCGAAGATATTTCTCCAGACTTCGAAAGGGTATGGGaaagaatttgacaaaattgtgcTGTTTCCTCCAAGGTATGGGCGATATTCTTCATCAGAATCCCACCTCACACACATGAcactaaacaaaatattgtaaactCAATTTCAAGATAATTCCTAAACTATTTGATTCAATTCATATTTAGTAAACGAAACGTGATTTTTCTGGTACTACTAATAAACTAGACTACTTTAATTTTAATATtggtgctattttttttattcaacgtGTTCAAGTTTGAAAATTATCATAATCTCTCTTTGTACACAGTTACCGAGGACCGTTTCTGTCTCTCATcctcttttctcattttcttctctcttcaccattctcccccttttctttcttctcccctcctcctcctgctTCTTATCCatattctcctcctcctcccctttcttctccttcttcttcgtccctccttcatttctttcctcctcctttgaTTGTAACATCAATATtatcctacatacatgtacaatagatATACAAGACGCAAATAactttttacaattttctttaataaaacCTTCTTAAATATCATACATTTTATATACATAACCGTTATATCAGTAAAGGTTATCAATTTCATTAATATggcttctttttcttcaaaattcacTTTATGCTTTGACAAAACACTGATGTTCAGGTAATATGGGAGAAGTTTACAATTGTATGATGGAGTGATAAGATGataaaatagagtaaaatgcatTGAGGCAACTAGACAGCCCATCATTGCTCATCCCTACCAGATCTTCTTAACCCGTATACTCTTCTGCTCCaatattcggggggggggggggggggggggtggtagtcAAATATATCGCTGTACCAAAAAACGCATTTAAACGGGTgctcattttcagttttttgACGCGGGCTGCGtatgcactcgttaagggtatcaaaaacacagatttttaagaaaatggGTGGTTTTGAAACACCGGTCAATGGtaaaacgtatttagggtatgttttttttctcaagttccccccccccccccccccgaggtcATACTCTGgcaacaacttgtttaggggctaaattgtgtaaataaaacccgcaaaaaaattgtttagggggtgtttggaaataatttggtcacgcatgtgtacagcaatacatttgactgcctcagaccccccccccccccgcccccagGGCTTTTATCCTGAAAGATACTGTACTTCTCGCTCTtatctttctcttttcatttctaACAGTTAATCACATGGTGAACTAAATCCCTCACCTTTTCAGTACCAACAGGCAAACCTTCAACGATCAACAGGCAAGCGTTCAAAGATCATATCAGTTTTACATTCAGAAGACAACTACTACACCAAAAGTAGGTCAGAAAAGAAGTAGAGAAGCAAATGTACAAGATTAGATATCACAAATCATTTCATGAAGTAACAGGCATTGCTTTTGTGTGAtatggggggtgtttcacaaagatttacgtatgacttaagtcacacttaaatgctGGCATATATGATATGCAATGcacaatcttattgatagatacaCAGTAGTGCacgtcctcatgacacgatctgacaataagtcacacttaaatctttgtgaaacacccccatgGTGTATATTTGAGCAGCAAACCTTGGGTGATGACCTATCATTTCATTTCTCCATTTTAATGCAAAAAGATCTGCTACAACTacatagaaataatgatacctggtgggtgtttcataaagctgttcttaagttaagagcgactttaagaacgactggtgatcatttcttgtggtaaaaggtatattgaattggcgatggtttagtgcgtaagaagggttcaccagtcgttcttaaagctaaatgatagtaattgcagtaaaacactaattccGTGAGAAattctgtaaaaccaaggttaagtatgactatatcatcgtggatctagatctggtacagttacataaactgaactttgtgaaatcataaaatctaagctgaaatatgGTCACACtaaagatcgccaacacagataggcacacatgggacagtgtattattattgttggaataaagacccgacgtaAGTGACcaaatccgcgcttattttgcttatttctcagcaattacacaatttcttccagaatcctttggcacagattttttattcatacaaacagacacttgggtggtcattatattggattctgtaaaaaatcattttgagatcgttaccagaactggaatttatctttaacttacaaacagctttatgaaacggcccccagtcCTTCCTTCTGAAGtttcaaaaataagaaagagaaagcACCTACCGTAGAACTGTGCAGTTatcaaaaataaggaaaatcaTATGAAAAGAGCTCAGAATGGTAAAAAAGAGAAATTCTTTCGTCCATTTTCAGAATGATTGAAACATCTGCAGAAGTGTTTCCTATTGGATCACTGTATAAGCTTTGAAtaggtttgaagaaaaaaacaaacaaaagtttTATCCTACATTTGTTTGTACCACATATTATGTCACTTCAACAAAGATGTCAGACAAAAGACatcaaaagtgaaaaaaaaaaacatttaaaaacaagCTTTATCAAACTTGGAACTGTTCCTATATCTTAGATCAAAGACAAGATCTTAGCAGTTGCTATTAACTTCAtacaccaataaaaataaaaaaagagtctCACCTGATTTTGCGATCAATAAAATACACGTGGTATcacccaaggatcatatgtaccaagtgTAAACATAATTGATgaagataaaaagaaacaagagcaatttgaacaaaaacttcTAAAAAAGATGGACACGACcgcatatcatttgaccttttgacctgtAGATGACATtttacccatcattttcatggacacacatgtggtattatccAAGGATGATATGTACCAAGTCTGAACATAACTgaagaagaaatgaagaaatgttgaacaaaaaacaagaatgttgttcaggcgagacaaaaacgtcGTGATTGATCATATTAAAAACCAGTGATGTGATTGATTATAAAGCTTTGTGAAGAAGCAGACGGACAAATTAATGCTGACCATATAAATGTCGTCTATTGGCATCACTCAGTATGCTACTGGAGTTGACTTTTGACACAGACAATGTGCATCATTCAACTAACTGGGTTTGACAGATTCAAGTTTCACAAACACTGATAACGCATAGTGCTCCAAATGATAGTCAAACTAAGTCATCTCTTTGTTGAGGATCGTATTAAATCCCTGACCTTAATCCTAAGGCTGGTTAAAAAGTCATATCTGGACGTCAATGGCACCTGCAGATGTGCTTGCTGGATGTCTGTTCTCTCCAACTTTCCTGgattaatataaaaaagataagttattttttcatttctgcaAAAAAAGGTCATTATTCAGGTGCTTATATGAACTATGCAGTGTTGAAgcaatttacaattaatttaaCATTGAtcgtaaagaagaaaaaaacataacagAAAATGACTTATCTGGAAATTCAGTTTAATAGTGATTTGGTGGTTATCgtcaataaataataaaagggTTTCTGAATGCAGTTATAGACTTCTCCATAGATCCTTAATTTTTCAGTAAAAGACCATCTGACTCACAATCTTGACGGGAGCTACGACATCACTCTCTCTCACACTACTGATGCTTACTATTAGATAGTATCCATGTATAGCCTTCCCTTGGTTTGGCGGAGTATTGTTAATTCTTGTTGCCATTAAAAATGATTCCCAATGAATGGGGTCTTAACCCTAACAGGACTGATAGAAGCGGCAAGGGGGGGGCATGATGAATGGACAAAggtagttgttaaatggtcagtaaaaattgtcattaaaaaaaacaatgaaagacatcagatgaaaaataaacaaatatataagaaattataaaaacaaatacggAAAAAAACTCTCCTACGATCTGTAAAGAGTCCATAGACAACTTACCACTGTTAATCAGGACCAATGTTGGCCACAATTTGGACAAACTCTCCTACGATCTGTAAACAGTCTATCAAGGCAGTATCCATGTAACTTGATTTCACATTGGGTGCATACCTGGCCCTGCagataaaattaaatgatttttttttttttttttgcatttttatgaaattcattcaataaaacaatgaaaattttaattttatttttcacagaTATGTTAAATATCTTTGGAATGATGCAGTCCTAGCCGAAAATAATCATCTAATTGGTGAAAGTTTACCAATCAATAATATCAGCATTTCAAAGATTGTCAGTATTTTCTATTTCAATGCACGCTCACTCATGACTACATGCATTGGTTGATACTCACTCTATCTTCTTCTCAGATAGTCCACATAGGATAAAACCaatttggtctacactacactTACCTAGTCTAATGGCTAGTTTACgttttatttcaaacaaaaaaaaatatagattattataatttgttactttgtaaaatgaaaattttgaataaacagtTCATCTAACCATACAGACTTTAGGTGTTAAAATAGACCAATAGATGAAAGATAAATTGGGTATACCCTACATGAGAATCAGATGTAATGGAAAATAAACTAAGTGGTCAGCAGACCAAAAGACTATTAAAcaaaccagggccccgtcttacaaagagttacgagtgatccaatcaatcgtaactctatggaaatccttcagtgtcattattttttctccaggaaatttgcaaaatgtcctttttaaacaaAGGAGATCTCACCAAATTGTtcagaaatcaattaatttatggatatatattcatatctaaaaaaattgaacaatcatgcattttaaatgttgactttgctggctttccatagttgcgattgatctgatcaatcgcaaatctttgtaagacgggggccctgATGTAACCAAAGTTGGTTGTAGACCAACTgacaatatataaaaagatcAGGTTGACTTTTATTCAAAGTTTAGTTGAATGAGATTGTGTTTTGCTCAATGACTTTTACTGAAGAGTACTTTTTTGAAGGAAGGGGGAGGGTGGTTGTGTTCAGTTTGAGTCTGTAGTTTGGTGATAGGTCATCCAGCTTTAGAGTAGACCAGTCCAATTTACACTGCATCCTTTAGCGCATCATCCCCTTATTTTTGGTTAAATAACTATTTTCTTCCATGACAACTGCTTATCTGCGAGAAGACAGGCTTAGAGCCCATCTAATTCTTTTGATTGATAGTGTGAATCATACTGAAGTTAAGTATGCATCTATTCTAATAATACATAAATGTAGtggcaatttattttttcaactgTTTACAAATTTAGAATTGTTACATATCTAACACCCCAATTGGTAGtgttttccttaaaaaaacaacttttctttaaaatgtttatttaaatcatttcattttacattacaaatgtaGTCATTGAATAATAGAAAGACAAAAATATGCAGATGTACAGCATTTTCATCAGGCATGTAAAAAGACAAAATTTATCTAATAAAACACATTCATTCCATATCATTCACACCATAAATGTTTTGCGGCACAAATAATATAATCTAgtaatgaattggaatagtgacaatgattagggggggggggggatttaccaaaactaAAAGTAGGCTTTAAAGATAAAAACCAACGATAATTTAtttgtataaaagaaaaaatagatcaTCGGAGTaaagaaatgtgaaagaaaaaggaaaaggagtgaaaaaattatgactgtttggaaaaaaaaaaccaataagaCAATGGAaatctaacaaaaaaaatagtaaaatctTGAAGAGGTATTTGAGATTCTAAGCTGTTTCTGCCAGTTTACATCAAATGAGTGTTTTCAATTCCGTGTGATGAGAAGTATGATCGCTTACTTTGCATTtaatattctacataataatcTTGAATGTGATACTATAATGATGCTGAGGCATTGATaaatgatcatacatgtaactgcaCTAGGATGCTGACTAGATTAAAAGACCACAGTCTTTAATGACAGAGATGGTGCTGATgctggtgatgataatgaccaCAACTTCTCATATAACCACCCAAAATAcctctactacttctacttgtACAGCGACTAAAACTATATAATACTTCTACTTAGAACTAcaattacttctactacttatgataataaatactactacatgtaataatgataataataatccgcatcTGCATAATGCTTTAGATGTTTCTATAAAGCATTACCTACCTTGATAACCATATCCTTGCAGTGCCAACATTTATCTGGTTGATATGTCTTTCTAAGGTACATCTCAAGTTCCATGATAGATCTACCAGTCATCCACACATAGCCCTCACCCTTTTCATGTAAGTAATGAAAATCATGTAATTCACATTATGAAAGACATTGGTAAGAATTACACTCACAATGTTTCATTGGAATAGTTTTGACtgtttaaaaatgaacaagTGTGAAATCACTCAAATGCCAGTGCAAAACGATGTGTATTATATGTCTTATACGATTTGGATTCTTATTTGTTAACCTAACATTTTCTTTACAAAGAATATAGAACAGGGGGctcttcataaagctgttcctaagttaagaccgactggtgatcctttcttgcggGGAATGATAttgaccattaaatgttcattggtgattattcagAGCGTGAGAAACGTTCACCAGTctttcttaacttacgaacagctttatgaatgaaacacccaccaggtgtaAAGAATGTTTTTCCATGGCAATTTGATTAAAAGGTAACTTATTACTGGAGTAATGCAAATGAATCTGTTTTTCTCTTcactttttttgtcaaataagATGGATTTACATACTGCATAGTATTTGGAGATGAACACAAGAACAAATTCAATAGTTTACCAGTATATTATTTTCAAGGCAACATATCTGATTAGATTCTAACCTGTTTTAGCCACTGTTCCTTAAAAAAGTGTGAACAGACCAATGGACCAGTTGATAATTATCAAATGTCCCAATGACCAATGATAGCCAcagatattaaaaatatggacAGAAACACAATAATTTATGTAATTTAAGGAAGATAACAGATGTGATTTGACACTAACCTGATTTAGCCATTGTTCCTTGACAAACTTATTAAGTGTTTCCTGTGCATCTTGCTTAGTCAACCTCTCTAGTTTGAGATTCAAGATATCTGTAGATGATGCCATTCCTTCAGGAGAATCCATTATCAGACCAacctgaacaaaaaaaaattaggttcCAATATCAATCATTTATTTCCTTGTTTCAGTGGTAGCCCATTTCATAACTGGCTGCATGACCCTTGGCGATTTTGAGATACAAGCTTTTGTTGTCAAGCATCTTTCATTTAATTcggaataaataaaacattaaaaacattcaaatgtTGAACTGAAATTAAATTTCCTTCCTGTTTTGGGGGCTCATCACAAGTTAaagtataaaatataatttcattcatCCTTTCATGTAAACTGTAATTCTGATTCAGACCAAGCTACTAAATCCTTATTAGGGTTCCTAATGAAATTTgtaaacagaattccatgacttttccatgactaaattgctgctttcatGACCTCCCGGGAGTTATGTAGAGTtcgggatgtcacaaaactggggaaaatggaaatcatgaacaccaattataatagcagagtatgattacagagtatgagagttgtgagacacgacaaactggaaagctgccatagccaagaggtaaatgcaattccataacttttcacaaattttccaaattccctgactttccataacaaatttttccaggattttccatgactgtgggaacccggACTAAGCTAATAAATCCTTATGCCAATAAGTAAACCTATGCATTTTCTACCAAAAGTTAGCAAACCAATCACATTCAGAAATGCAAAAAGACTGTTGTTAACTGTGGCATTGCAGTCTGACTGTATCTATGAAAATCTACATCATAGTTTTCATGTTCTTCTTCTGATTTTTACAAGTTAATCAAATTTAATAAAGATCTAaatgttaataatttatatgtaATTTGAGGTAATATCAAGGAGGAAAAATTTACTGTTTTCTTGAATAGCTCGAGCTGCTGAGGAAGATAGTCTGTGGTAAGCTTTCCAAGATCTGATTCCATCGTCTGTACCTACAaagaaaatcatacaaaatttgttattatcacatacatcatttatcataGTCTGCCCAACATCGCTTCAGAGCAATAAAAAAAACGACAAACCTATAAGCATATTCAATTCCTCTACAACGTCCACTTGGGCACATGTACAAATGAAATGCACATTATTGGTCAAAACAGACTCTACTGGAAATGTATTACCATAAACTAACTTCTAGAGTGGCTGCAAGCCAAAGGAAATACATGAAAAGCCTCATTTCTCTTAatttgatatgatgcaaatttATTTGGACAAGATATCAAATAAAGTCCCAGGAAGAAAAAGTAGGTATAATTGAACTTATACAAAAATACTTGTAATGAGGATATATATCAAAACTGCTTGAATAAAAAACTTGCttttacaggtacatgtataagaattaaacttttttttataatttgaagaattaataattgattaacatgtaaaatCCACTCAGATGCAAATGTAGTTTCAAAAAAGCAGGCAATACacaaaaatctatttaaaaaataaaatcaagattgaaatatgaattttccATATTATCGTGTTCGGGaccaatattattttataaGGGAAGCGTAAGGGAGAAATTCTGGAGAAAGTTATATGCAGTTCAAAATCACAGGctatttattaataaataatcaGCTACAGTTACAACTCGAAGTACATGAAGATATCAATGAAGACTCGGATAAAACAGGAAACGAAGGATATAGTATTTTTGAAGTATAAGATTAAAATTCTAAAGTTAAATCAATATACGATGAATGTCTATCCTTAaagtcttgaagtcagtcagtcTATCTGGATGAGTGTGAGTCTAGTATATACAGTCTCTACCTAATAATCAAGAAGTCTTATCTATAATAATTAGTTTTGGGGTGTAGCAATGTAAAGTGGGAGTGATCTAAACTTGTTCTGATTGGTCTATAGGGAGGCTAACTGTCTATCAAGAATTTAAGAATTTAAGATTTCTTGAAAAGAGTAATAAGATAAAACTAACAGAAAAACAgtacaatgaaatgaaaagccTGTGAAATGTGAAACTAATTGTATACCTGTATAttgtttgtgtttgtttattgatttcaatgtaaaaGAGTAACAagataaaaataacagaaaacagtacaatgaaatcaaaaggttgtgaaatgtgaaactaattgtatatattgtttgtgtttgtttattgatttcaatgtaaaaGAGTAACAagataaaaataacagaaaacagtacaatgaaatcaaatggttgtgaaatgtgaaactaattgtatgtattgtatgtgtttgattattgattttaatgtaataaatacCTCTgaggacaaaaataaaataggtaggctaactgtctatcaaacgatctctggtataagg contains:
- the LOC129281044 gene encoding non-structural maintenance of chromosomes element 1 homolog — encoded protein: MKDEHKLMIQTLMSRGLVGERELKDIYKTIQQRCEVRDSPTLNEFKNIINKKLREVSMEIRQKPDEDTGEQKYALVQTMESDLGKLTTDYLPQQLELFKKTVGLIMDSPEGMASSTDILNLKLERLTKQDAQETLNKFVKEQWLNQGEGYVWMTGRSIMELEMYLRKTYQPDKCWHCKDMVIKGQVCTQCEIKLHGYCLDRLFTDRRRVCPNCGQHWS